The Akkermansia sp. RCC_12PD genome contains the following window.
CTCCAGATCGCGGTCCGGGTCAAATCCGGGGGAACAGCAGCCTTCAAACCGTTTCATGAAGGCTTCCCGGCTGCCTTTGCCGAGGATGTAGTCGCATACGGCGGCGGCATCCTCCAGGTCATAAACCACCAGGTATTTTCCCCTGCCCTTTTCACCTAGGGCGCGGGAAGCCGTCGCGCTGGTTTCCTCATGGGTGGCTTTGCCGTGAATGATGGAGGTGATGCCCATGGAGGCGTAGTTTTTCACCCTTTTCCACACTTTCATGACGTCCCCGCAGGTCGTATCCACGATCTGGACTCCCTTTTCCTCCAGCGCGTCCATGAAGGAGGTGGGAACGCCGAAGGCGGGAACGATCACCACGTCGTCCGCGACAATTTGATCATAAGAGGCGTCCAGATGCTTCCAGGGAAGTTTTTTAATGCCCTTCCCCTCCAGCTGGCGGTTTACCTCCGGATTGTGGATGATGTCGCCGATCAGGTAAATCTGCCGGTCCGGGAAGACCTTGCGCGCCGCATAGGCGATGTCGATGGCGCGGCGGACGCCGTTGCAGAATCCGAATTCCCTGGCCAGGAAGAATTCCGTATGGCCCAGGTTGTACACATTACCCGCGGCGCGGATGTGGGAAATCAGTTCGCTCTGGTAATGCTGCTGGATTTCCTTCTCCACCAGTTCCATCACCTCGGCGCGTCTCACGTTCACTCTGGCTTTGCGGGTTGAGTCCTGATTCATGCTCACAGCTTCCACACTTTCCTTCTTTCGTCAAGACAATCACAGCTTGCCAAGCCGGGCTTTTCACGGTATGCACAAGCCCATGCTGCTGGCCCTAGCCCCGATGAAAGACGTCACGGACCTGGCTTTTATCAAGACGTTGAACGACTTGAATTCCCTGCCGGATTATTTCATTACGGAGTATTTCAGAACGGTGGCCCATCACAAAAAGATGGCCCCGTACATCATGCGCTCCATAGACGAAAACCCGACCGGGCGCCCCATTTACGGCCAGCTGGTGGGCCAGGAGCCGGAGCACCTGGTCCGGGATGCCCTGAATCTGATGAACCACGCCTGCGCCGGGGTGGACCTGAACATGGGCTGCCCCGCCCCCATCGTGTGCAGGCGGGGTGCCGGAGGCGGCATGCTGCGCTCCCTCCGGGCCATGGATTCCGCCCTGGGAGCGCTCCGGGACTCCCTGCCCGCCGGAGGCTTTTCCGTCAAATGCCGCCTAGGCTACGAGACCCCGGACGAGTTTGAACGCATTCTCCCCGTCATCGCCCGGCACACACCGGACCGGGTATGCATTCATGCCCGCACCGTGCGGGAGGGCTACCGTTCCCCCGTGCATCCGGAGTGGGTCAAATGGGCGGCGGAAACGCTGAAATGCCCGGTCATCGCCAACGGGAATATTGTGGACATGCAAACGGCGGAGGCATGGGTGAGGCTGGCGGCTCCGGCCGGCCTGATGGCAGGCAGGGCCGCCCTGCGCAATCCGTGGATTTTCTCCCAGCTACGCGCCCACTTCCGGGGGGAAGCCGCAACTGCCCCCACGTTCCGGGACCTCCTCCGCTACATCCGCAGCCTGTACAAACGCACGCTGGAAATGCAGGACCATTACGTGGAGGAAAAACACATCCACCGGATGAAAAAGTATCTGGTCTATACCGCCCGGGGCCTTCCGGAAGAGTTTGACCACCACATGAAACGGGCCAAAACCTCGCGCGATTTCATGCACATCTGCGAGGAGATTCTGGACAATGATACCCCCTTCCCGCCCACCCCTCCGGAAGATACCCACCTGTTCGCCCATTTCAACGCCCTTCTCACTCAAGAGAAGGCTTGTCTCCCCGCCGGAATTCAGCTATGAATGGCGACGTTCATGAATCCGCTGCCGCATGTCTTTCTGCTGGGCGTGACTGCCGCCCTTTGCTCCGCTCATGATTCCGTCACCCAGGGCATGGAGTTTTTACGCGCCTACATGCCGGAACAGGACAAGCCGGTGATTACGGAAGAGCGACTGAAGAGAGAGGTCAGGCTGGCCCTGGACGTCCGCAGCCGCTTCCCTTGGGCGGGCAAGGTTCCCTGGGAAGTTTACGAGAACGACGTGCTGCCTTACGCCGTGGTCAACGAACCGCGCGACGAATGGAGGGAGCAGTTCCGCAACCTTTTCGCTCCGCTCGTCTCCTCCTGCAAAACTGGGCGGGAAGCAGCCCTCACCGTAGCCGCCTGCATCCAGAAGACACTGCACGTGAAATATTCCACGGAGAGGAGAGTCCCCCACCAAGGTGTGAAGGAGTCTCTGGAGTCCGGCAAGGTTTCTTGCACCGGGCAGAGCATTTTGCTCATTTGCGCCCTGCGCTCCATCGGCATTCCGGCCCGCATGGCGGGCGTGGTCACCTGGAACCACGTCCGGGGCAACCACAACTGGGTGGAAGCCTGGTGCGACGGAGAATGGCGGATGCTGGAGTACAATGAAAAGGATTTCAACACGCCTTGGGTCATGTCCGCCATCAGCATGCTGGACCCCCGGAAACCGGAGAACGCCATTTACGCCACATCCTGGAAGAAGAAGGCGGAAGGAATGTTTTTCCCCCTGGTCTGGGAGGCCCGCTACGACAGGAAAAGGAACGCGCTGGAGTTTCCCCCTGAAAGCCGGATTGTCCCCGCCGTCAACATCACCAAACGCTACATGAA
Protein-coding sequences here:
- a CDS encoding 4-hydroxy-3-methylbut-2-enyl diphosphate reductase; the protein is MNQDSTRKARVNVRRAEVMELVEKEIQQHYQSELISHIRAAGNVYNLGHTEFFLAREFGFCNGVRRAIDIAYAARKVFPDRQIYLIGDIIHNPEVNRQLEGKGIKKLPWKHLDASYDQIVADDVVIVPAFGVPTSFMDALEEKGVQIVDTTCGDVMKVWKRVKNYASMGITSIIHGKATHEETSATASRALGEKGRGKYLVVYDLEDAAAVCDYILGKGSREAFMKRFEGCCSPGFDPDRDLEEVGIANQTTMLKTETQTLQKMIRDAIVQRDGDDDNFYVFDTICGATQDRQDALYDLLKNPLDVMFVVGGYNSSNTTHLVDIARKHVPTYFIESAESIKSIQYVDAFDTETREVRRMTTEPVVQNLGKSLKVGITAGASCPANLIEATILRIADLRK
- a CDS encoding tRNA-dihydrouridine synthase family protein, producing MHKPMLLALAPMKDVTDLAFIKTLNDLNSLPDYFITEYFRTVAHHKKMAPYIMRSIDENPTGRPIYGQLVGQEPEHLVRDALNLMNHACAGVDLNMGCPAPIVCRRGAGGGMLRSLRAMDSALGALRDSLPAGGFSVKCRLGYETPDEFERILPVIARHTPDRVCIHARTVREGYRSPVHPEWVKWAAETLKCPVIANGNIVDMQTAEAWVRLAAPAGLMAGRAALRNPWIFSQLRAHFRGEAATAPTFRDLLRYIRSLYKRTLEMQDHYVEEKHIHRMKKYLVYTARGLPEEFDHHMKRAKTSRDFMHICEEILDNDTPFPPTPPEDTHLFAHFNALLTQEKACLPAGIQL
- a CDS encoding transglutaminase-like domain-containing protein, which gives rise to MNPLPHVFLLGVTAALCSAHDSVTQGMEFLRAYMPEQDKPVITEERLKREVRLALDVRSRFPWAGKVPWEVYENDVLPYAVVNEPRDEWREQFRNLFAPLVSSCKTGREAALTVAACIQKTLHVKYSTERRVPHQGVKESLESGKVSCTGQSILLICALRSIGIPARMAGVVTWNHVRGNHNWVEAWCDGEWRMLEYNEKDFNTPWVMSAISMLDPRKPENAIYATSWKKKAEGMFFPLVWEARYDRKRNALEFPPESRIVPAVNITKRYMKLASSWAASQPEYVPGSKLMLDITEDEGGKRRRLPLHVSLKTEEGEVLAEGVTPGPSDDMRKFLEITLPEKVNRGMLEFLLPDGTVRREAITHTEAPVQILNLSASLR